A stretch of Mycobacterium sp. ITM-2016-00316 DNA encodes these proteins:
- a CDS encoding bifunctional diguanylate cyclase/phosphodiesterase: MPRSLELVVTAVATRLIAVDAATATGVSQQVLAELVTYFDVDFSFLRHNDHGIHATRLIAEWPPRTEEVRPDPLELVYFADAEPVFALAEHLKEPVVFRPDATTTTACVPLLSGDVTTGVIGFAKAGDREWTAEELNALAAIASLFTQVQARVYAEERLRFLAEHDDLTGLHNRRALMAHLDDRLKPGQPGPVTALFFDLDRLKAINDYLGHSAGDRFIRVLAERLALASGPSMIARLGGDEFVVVPASPTGAAAAEELAHRLQAVLSRRVPIDGEMVTRTVSIGVALGIPGQDTTSDLLRHADQAVLTAKGTGGNQVTIYSNAISLESEFRNDIELHLQSVIETGSLFLRYLPEVDMRTGKVLATEALVRWQHPTRGLLAPDSFIGVAESINLAGELGRWVMRTACADFAGWRANGFGLDAVLRVNVSPVQLVADGFAESVASIVSEFGLPRGSVCLEITESIVVQDIDVTRITLAKLHEVGVQVAIDDFGTGYSVLSLLKSLPVDALKIDKSFVRDLGADPGDLAIVRAIIALAEAFGLQLVAEGVETETAAITLLRHGCHRAQGFLLSRPIASDQMEALLRRGRVSVDFSAGTS, encoded by the coding sequence GTGCCCCGCAGCCTCGAACTCGTCGTCACCGCGGTCGCCACTCGCCTGATCGCCGTGGACGCCGCCACCGCGACCGGCGTCAGCCAGCAGGTGCTGGCCGAACTGGTCACATACTTCGATGTCGATTTCAGTTTCCTGCGGCACAACGACCACGGCATCCACGCGACTCGGCTCATCGCCGAGTGGCCTCCGCGCACGGAGGAGGTGCGGCCCGACCCGCTTGAGCTGGTCTACTTCGCCGACGCCGAACCGGTTTTCGCGCTGGCCGAACATCTCAAGGAGCCCGTGGTCTTCCGGCCCGACGCAACGACGACGACGGCCTGTGTGCCGCTGCTGTCCGGTGACGTCACGACCGGGGTGATCGGCTTCGCCAAGGCCGGCGACCGGGAGTGGACCGCCGAGGAACTCAATGCGCTGGCCGCCATCGCGTCCCTGTTCACTCAGGTGCAGGCCCGGGTGTACGCCGAGGAGCGACTGCGGTTCCTGGCCGAGCACGATGACCTCACCGGACTGCACAACCGCCGGGCCTTGATGGCCCATCTGGATGACCGGCTCAAGCCGGGGCAACCCGGCCCGGTCACCGCGCTGTTCTTCGACCTGGACCGGCTCAAGGCCATCAACGACTACCTCGGCCACTCAGCGGGAGACCGTTTCATCAGGGTGCTCGCCGAACGGCTCGCACTGGCCTCGGGCCCCAGCATGATCGCCCGCCTCGGCGGCGATGAGTTCGTGGTGGTCCCCGCCTCCCCCACCGGTGCCGCCGCGGCCGAGGAACTCGCCCACCGGTTACAGGCCGTGCTGTCCAGGCGGGTTCCTATCGACGGCGAGATGGTGACCCGCACGGTCAGCATCGGTGTCGCGCTGGGCATCCCCGGGCAGGACACCACCTCGGATCTGCTCCGCCACGCCGATCAGGCCGTGCTCACCGCAAAAGGTACCGGCGGCAACCAGGTGACCATCTACTCCAACGCGATATCGCTGGAGAGCGAGTTCCGCAACGACATCGAGCTACACCTGCAGAGCGTGATCGAGACCGGGTCGCTGTTTCTGCGCTACCTACCCGAGGTCGATATGCGCACCGGCAAGGTCCTGGCGACCGAGGCACTGGTCCGCTGGCAGCATCCCACCCGCGGCCTGCTCGCCCCGGACTCGTTCATCGGCGTCGCCGAATCCATCAATCTCGCGGGCGAGCTGGGCCGCTGGGTGATGCGCACGGCGTGCGCGGACTTCGCCGGTTGGCGGGCCAACGGCTTCGGGCTGGACGCCGTGCTGCGGGTCAACGTGTCACCGGTGCAGCTCGTCGCGGACGGGTTCGCCGAATCGGTGGCGTCGATCGTCAGCGAGTTCGGGCTGCCCCGAGGTTCGGTATGCCTGGAAATCACCGAAAGCATTGTGGTGCAGGACATCGACGTCACCCGGATCACGCTGGCCAAGCTGCATGAGGTCGGCGTGCAGGTCGCCATCGATGACTTCGGCACCGGTTACAGCGTGCTGTCGCTGCTGAAGTCGCTCCCGGTGGATGCCCTCAAGATCGACAAGAGTTTCGTGCGCGATCTGGGTGCCGACCCGGGAGATCTGGCCATCGTGCGGGCGATCATCGCCTTGGCCGAGGCGTTCGGCCTGCAGTTGGTGGCCGAGGGGGTGGAGACCGAGACCGCCGCGATCACGCTGTTGCGGCATGGTTGTCACCGCGCCCAGGGGTTCTTGCTGTCACGCCCGATCGCCAGTGACCAGATGGAGGCA
- a CDS encoding MaoC family dehydratase yields the protein MQVFKNLDELVGAKGAELGPTEWLEIGQDRVNKFAEATEDHQWIHVDPERAADGPFGGTIAHGLLTLSLLPYFSHHLYRVEGISLAVNYGYNKVRFITPVKVGAKVRARAVVTDVTALEGAAQSTVTITVEIEGSEKPAAVAESIVRYIA from the coding sequence GTGCAGGTTTTCAAGAATCTCGATGAATTGGTGGGGGCCAAAGGGGCCGAGTTGGGTCCGACGGAGTGGCTGGAGATCGGCCAGGACCGGGTGAACAAATTTGCCGAAGCAACAGAAGATCACCAGTGGATCCACGTCGATCCCGAACGTGCGGCCGACGGACCCTTCGGCGGCACCATCGCCCACGGTCTGCTGACCTTGTCACTGCTGCCGTATTTCAGCCATCACCTGTATCGGGTGGAGGGCATCTCGCTGGCGGTCAACTATGGGTACAACAAGGTCCGCTTCATCACGCCGGTGAAAGTCGGTGCCAAGGTGCGGGCCCGCGCCGTGGTCACCGATGTGACGGCGCTCGAAGGCGCCGCCCAGTCGACGGTCACCATCACCGTCGAGATCGAAGGCTCGGAAAAGCCTGCAGCGGTGGCAGAGTCGATCGTGCGCTATATCGCTTGA
- a CDS encoding acyl-CoA dehydrogenase family protein has product MADNAAAPSADPTTAAVSEADFADILAATRQFIRNQVVPRELEIMSADRVPDDIREQAKNMGLFGYAIPQEWGGLGLNLAQDVELAMEFGYTSLALRSMFGTNNGIAGQVLVGFGTDEQKSRWLEGIASGDIVASFALTEPGAGSNPAGLRTKAVRDGSGGLGAPPARGGERSDPGNDYDWVINGRKQYITNAPNAGLFIVFARTRPADADGPGIAVFLVPADTPGIQIGAKDAKMGQEGAWTADVSFDDVRVGRDSLIGGSEDIGYRAAMTSLARGRVHIAALAVGSAQRALDESVAYAATATQGGTPIGSFQLVQAMLADQQTGVMAGRALVREAARLWVTGEDRRIAPSSAKLFCTEMAGNVADLAVQIHGGSGYMRDVPVERIYREVRLLRLYEGTSEIQRLIIGGGLVKAAQRRAANQAI; this is encoded by the coding sequence ATGGCCGACAACGCCGCCGCGCCCAGCGCGGATCCCACGACAGCCGCCGTATCGGAGGCAGACTTCGCCGATATCCTTGCCGCCACCCGCCAGTTCATCCGCAACCAGGTGGTCCCCCGTGAGCTGGAGATCATGTCCGCCGACCGGGTGCCCGACGACATCCGCGAGCAGGCCAAGAACATGGGGCTGTTCGGGTACGCGATTCCACAGGAGTGGGGCGGGCTCGGACTGAACCTGGCCCAGGACGTCGAGCTGGCCATGGAATTCGGGTACACCAGCCTGGCGCTGCGCTCGATGTTCGGCACCAACAACGGCATCGCCGGTCAGGTGCTCGTGGGTTTCGGCACCGACGAGCAGAAGTCGCGCTGGCTGGAGGGCATCGCCTCCGGCGACATCGTGGCGTCTTTCGCGCTGACCGAACCGGGTGCGGGATCCAACCCGGCCGGGCTGCGAACCAAGGCCGTCAGAGACGGGAGCGGAGGGCTGGGGGCACCTCCCGCTCGCGGGGGAGAGCGCAGCGACCCGGGAAATGACTACGACTGGGTGATCAACGGGCGCAAGCAATACATCACCAATGCGCCGAATGCCGGCCTGTTCATCGTCTTTGCCCGCACCCGCCCCGCCGACGCGGACGGACCCGGTATCGCGGTGTTTCTGGTGCCGGCCGATACGCCGGGCATCCAGATCGGGGCCAAGGACGCCAAGATGGGCCAGGAGGGCGCCTGGACCGCGGATGTCAGCTTCGATGATGTGCGGGTCGGCCGGGACTCCCTGATCGGCGGCAGCGAGGACATCGGCTACCGCGCGGCCATGACATCGCTGGCACGCGGCCGCGTACACATCGCGGCGTTGGCGGTCGGCAGCGCGCAGCGTGCCCTCGACGAATCGGTGGCCTACGCCGCGACCGCCACCCAGGGCGGCACCCCGATCGGCAGTTTTCAGCTGGTTCAGGCGATGCTCGCCGACCAGCAGACCGGCGTGATGGCCGGCCGCGCGCTGGTCCGCGAGGCCGCACGGCTGTGGGTGACCGGCGAGGACCGGCGCATCGCACCGTCATCGGCAAAACTGTTCTGCACCGAAATGGCGGGCAATGTCGCCGACCTCGCCGTCCAGATCCACGGTGGCAGCGGCTACATGCGCGACGTGCCGGTGGAACGCATCTACCGCGAAGTGCGTTTGCTGCGCCTCTACGAGGGCACCAGCGAGATCCAGCGCCTCATCATCGGGGGCGGCCTGGTCAAGGCCGCCCAGCGGCGCGCCGCGAATCAAGCGATATAG
- the fabG gene encoding 3-oxoacyl-ACP reductase FabG: protein MGLLDGRTAVITGGAQGIGFAIAERFVAEGARVVLGDLNPEATDAAVTALGGSAVATAVRCDVTDAGQVEALVGTAVDTFGSLDIMVNNAGITRDATMRKMTEEQFDQVVSVHLKGSWNGTRLAANIMREAKSGAIINISSISGKVGLIGQTNYSAAKAGIVGLTKAAAKEIAHLGVRVNAIQPGLIRSAMTEAMPQRIWDQKLAEIPMARAGEPSEVASVALFLASDLSSYMTGTVLEVTGGRHI from the coding sequence ATGGGTCTGCTCGACGGTCGGACCGCGGTGATCACCGGCGGTGCACAGGGAATCGGGTTCGCGATCGCCGAGAGGTTTGTCGCCGAAGGCGCCCGGGTGGTGCTCGGTGACCTGAATCCGGAGGCCACCGACGCCGCGGTCACCGCGCTCGGCGGTTCCGCCGTGGCCACGGCGGTCAGGTGCGATGTCACCGACGCCGGCCAGGTCGAAGCGCTCGTCGGCACCGCCGTGGACACCTTCGGAAGCCTGGACATCATGGTCAACAATGCGGGCATCACCCGTGACGCGACCATGCGCAAGATGACCGAGGAGCAGTTCGATCAGGTCGTCTCGGTGCACCTCAAGGGCTCGTGGAACGGCACCCGGCTGGCCGCTAACATCATGCGTGAGGCGAAAAGCGGTGCCATCATCAACATCTCGTCCATTTCGGGCAAGGTCGGTCTGATCGGACAGACCAATTACTCCGCGGCAAAGGCCGGCATCGTCGGACTCACCAAGGCCGCCGCCAAGGAAATCGCCCACCTGGGTGTCCGGGTCAACGCCATCCAACCCGGCCTCATCCGCTCGGCGATGACCGAGGCCATGCCGCAGCGGATCTGGGACCAGAAGTTGGCTGAGATCCCGATGGCGCGCGCCGGGGAGCCCAGCGAGGTCGCCTCCGTGGCCCTGTTCCTGGCCTCGGATCTGTCCTCGTACATGACCGGCACGGTGCTCGAAGTGACCGGCGGGCGGCACATCTGA
- a CDS encoding acetyl-CoA C-acetyltransferase yields MSDAVICEPVRTPIGRYGGMFQSLTAVDLGVAALQGLLERTGIPADAVQDVILGHCYPSSEAPAIGRVVALDAGLPITVPGMQLDRRCGSGLQAVIQACLQVSSGNNDLVVAGGAESMSNVAFHSTDMRWGGSRGGVTVHDGLARGRTTAGGKHYPVPGGMLETAENLRRQYGISRTEQDELAVRSHQKAVAAQRSGVLAEEIIPVTVTSRKADSVIDTDEHPRADTTVEALSRLRPVLGKSDPEATVTAGNSSGQNDAASMCIVTTPERAAELGLKPLVRLVSWGVAGVAPNIMGIGPVPATERALAKAGLSLSDIDLIELNEAFAAQALACTREWQFTDADFDRTNVRGSGISLGHPVGATGGRMLATLARELELRDARYGLETMCIGGGQGLAAVFERTLL; encoded by the coding sequence ATGTCTGATGCGGTGATCTGCGAGCCGGTCCGCACCCCGATCGGCCGCTACGGCGGGATGTTCCAATCCCTGACCGCCGTGGACCTAGGGGTTGCGGCACTGCAGGGTCTGTTGGAACGCACCGGGATTCCCGCCGATGCCGTGCAGGACGTGATCCTGGGGCACTGCTATCCCTCCAGTGAGGCCCCGGCGATCGGACGGGTGGTCGCGCTGGACGCGGGTCTGCCGATCACCGTGCCCGGCATGCAGCTCGACCGGCGTTGCGGATCCGGCCTGCAGGCCGTCATCCAGGCCTGCCTTCAGGTGTCCAGCGGCAACAACGATCTCGTCGTCGCCGGCGGCGCCGAATCGATGAGCAACGTGGCCTTTCATTCCACCGATATGCGGTGGGGCGGGTCGCGCGGTGGAGTGACGGTGCACGACGGACTCGCCCGCGGCCGCACCACGGCCGGGGGCAAGCACTATCCGGTGCCCGGCGGCATGCTGGAGACCGCCGAGAATCTGCGCCGTCAGTACGGCATCTCGCGGACCGAACAGGACGAACTGGCGGTGCGCTCGCACCAGAAGGCCGTCGCCGCCCAGCGCAGCGGCGTGCTCGCCGAGGAGATCATCCCGGTGACGGTCACCTCGCGAAAGGCTGACTCCGTCATAGATACCGACGAACACCCGCGCGCGGACACCACGGTCGAGGCGCTGAGCAGGCTGCGCCCGGTGCTGGGCAAGAGCGACCCCGAGGCCACCGTGACTGCCGGCAACTCCAGTGGGCAGAACGACGCCGCATCCATGTGCATCGTCACCACACCCGAACGTGCCGCCGAACTTGGTCTCAAACCCCTTGTCCGGCTGGTGTCCTGGGGTGTGGCCGGGGTGGCGCCCAACATCATGGGCATCGGGCCGGTGCCGGCCACCGAGCGGGCATTGGCCAAGGCGGGATTGTCGCTTTCGGATATCGACCTCATCGAACTCAACGAGGCCTTCGCCGCCCAGGCGCTGGCCTGCACCCGCGAATGGCAATTCACCGACGCGGATTTCGACCGCACCAACGTGCGCGGATCCGGTATCTCGCTGGGCCATCCGGTCGGCGCGACCGGCGGCCGGATGCTCGCCACCCTGGCGCGTGAACTCGAACTGCGCGATGCCCGCTACGGGCTGGAAACCATGTGTATCGGTGGCGGCCAGGGCCTGGCCGCCGTATTCGAACGGACTTTGCTATGA
- a CDS encoding acyl-CoA dehydrogenase family protein, which yields MTRLAHTPGLTDVQTDILATVRQFVDKEIIPNAQELEHSDTYPQHIVDQMREMGLFGLMIPEEYGGLGESLLTYALCVEELARGWMSVSGVINTHFIVAYMIRQHGTDAQKQHYLPRMATGEVRGAFSMSEPELGSDVAAIRTKAVRDGSDYVITGQKMWLTNGGSSTLVAALVKTDEGADKPHRNLTAFLIEKPAGFGEVLPGLTIPGKLDKLGYKGIDTTELIFDGYRAGAGDVLGELPGKGFFQMMDGVEVGRVNVSARACGVALRAFELAIRYAQQRETFGKPIAGHQAIAFQLAEMATKVEAAHLMMVHAARLKDSGDRNDVASGMAKYLASEYCAEVTQQSFRIHGGYGYSKEYEIERLMRDAPFLLIGEGTSEIQKTIISKNLLDEYRV from the coding sequence ATGACTAGATTGGCGCACACTCCCGGTCTCACCGACGTGCAGACCGACATCCTCGCCACCGTGCGGCAGTTCGTGGACAAGGAGATCATCCCGAACGCGCAGGAGCTGGAACACTCCGACACCTACCCGCAGCACATCGTCGACCAGATGCGCGAGATGGGCCTGTTCGGTCTGATGATTCCCGAGGAGTACGGCGGCCTGGGCGAGTCACTGCTGACCTACGCACTGTGCGTGGAGGAATTGGCCCGCGGCTGGATGAGCGTATCCGGGGTCATCAACACCCATTTCATCGTCGCGTACATGATCCGCCAGCACGGCACGGACGCACAGAAACAGCACTACCTGCCCCGGATGGCGACCGGTGAGGTGCGCGGCGCGTTCTCGATGTCGGAGCCCGAACTGGGTTCCGATGTCGCGGCGATCCGCACCAAGGCGGTCCGCGACGGCTCCGATTACGTGATCACCGGGCAGAAGATGTGGCTGACCAACGGGGGCAGTTCCACCTTGGTGGCCGCACTGGTGAAAACCGATGAGGGAGCGGACAAACCGCACCGCAATCTGACCGCGTTCCTGATCGAGAAGCCGGCCGGATTCGGCGAGGTGCTGCCGGGGCTGACCATTCCGGGCAAGCTCGACAAGCTGGGTTACAAGGGCATCGACACCACCGAACTGATCTTCGACGGCTACCGTGCCGGTGCGGGGGACGTGCTCGGCGAACTTCCGGGCAAGGGCTTCTTCCAGATGATGGACGGTGTCGAGGTCGGCCGGGTGAACGTGTCGGCGCGCGCGTGTGGCGTCGCGCTGCGGGCGTTCGAGCTGGCGATTCGCTATGCGCAGCAACGGGAGACGTTCGGCAAGCCGATCGCCGGGCACCAGGCCATCGCGTTCCAGCTCGCCGAGATGGCCACCAAGGTCGAGGCCGCCCACCTGATGATGGTGCACGCGGCACGGCTCAAGGACTCCGGTGACCGCAACGACGTCGCGTCCGGGATGGCCAAGTACCTGGCCAGCGAGTACTGCGCCGAGGTCACCCAGCAGAGCTTCCGGATCCACGGCGGCTACGGCTACTCCAAGGAGTACGAGATCGAACGGTTGATGCGCGACGCCCCGTTCCTGCTGATTGGTGAGGGCACCAGCGAGATCCAGAAGACCATCATCAGCAAGAATCTGCTGGATGAGTACCGGGTCTGA
- a CDS encoding GntR family transcriptional regulator, translated as MSTGSDAEFAVRPQLSDDVARVVRRRIFDGTYPAGEYLRLDQLAVDLGISVTPVREALLNLRAEGLLVQHPRRGFMVLEFTARDLADVANVQAYVGGELAARAAENISAEQLSELKAIQDQLEQAYEQPDSDRTVRLNHEYHRLINVVADSPKLTQFMSGITRYQPESVFPTLDGWPAQSIKDHRRVIAAFERGDAGAARAAMAEHFTIGVAPLCEHLTKLGVIRPI; from the coding sequence ATGAGTACCGGGTCTGACGCCGAGTTCGCGGTCCGGCCGCAACTCTCCGACGATGTCGCCCGCGTGGTCCGTCGCCGCATCTTCGACGGCACCTACCCGGCGGGGGAGTATCTACGGCTGGACCAGCTGGCCGTCGACCTCGGCATCAGCGTCACCCCGGTGCGCGAGGCACTGCTGAATCTGCGCGCCGAGGGTCTGCTGGTTCAGCATCCGCGCCGCGGCTTCATGGTGCTCGAATTCACCGCGCGCGACCTTGCCGATGTCGCCAATGTGCAGGCCTACGTCGGGGGAGAGCTGGCCGCGCGGGCGGCCGAGAACATCAGCGCCGAACAGCTTTCCGAGCTGAAGGCGATCCAGGACCAGTTGGAGCAGGCCTACGAGCAGCCCGACTCGGACCGCACGGTGCGGCTCAATCACGAGTATCACCGGCTGATCAACGTGGTGGCCGACTCACCCAAGCTCACCCAGTTCATGTCGGGTATCACCCGCTATCAGCCGGAATCGGTGTTCCCCACCCTCGATGGGTGGCCCGCTCAGTCCATCAAGGATCACCGCCGGGTGATTGCGGCCTTCGAGCGTGGCGACGCCGGTGCGGCCCGCGCTGCGATGGCCGAACACTTCACCATCGGGGTCGCGCCGCTGTGCGAGCACCTCACCAAGCTGGGGGTCATCCGCCCCATTTGA
- a CDS encoding NAD(P)-binding domain-containing protein, with protein sequence MVRTLPRTAVIGAGISGLTAGKMLKDYRVPYTTFEISDRVGGNWAFGNPNGLSSAYRSLHIDTSKHRLSFKDFPVPHHFPSFPHHSDIKDYLDSYAEAFGLLENIEFNNAVRHARRRDGGGWLIEDQSGTEREFDLLVVGNGHHWDARWAEFPGTFTGESIHSHHYIDPQTPLALTGKRILVIGIGNSAADITVELSSKAMQNKVTLSTRSSAWIVPKYLAGQPGDKIFKTTPYLPLSWQRRAAQAFAPLVGADPTKYGLPAANHKLFEAHPTQSVELPLRLGSGDVIPKPNVTLLDGDTVHFDDGTSDVFDVIIYATGYNITFPFFDPDLISAPENQIRLYKRMFKPGFEDLVFIGFAQAIPTLFPFVECQSRLLAAYAAGRYVLPAADEMERVIDADQQLHAGHCTNRARHTQQVDYFYYEHDIRTKEIPAGIKRAASRPVSVPA encoded by the coding sequence GTGGTGCGAACCCTGCCGCGTACAGCGGTCATCGGTGCAGGTATCAGCGGGTTGACCGCCGGCAAGATGCTCAAGGACTACCGCGTTCCGTACACGACCTTCGAGATCTCCGACCGCGTCGGCGGCAACTGGGCGTTCGGCAACCCCAACGGGTTGAGCAGCGCCTACCGGTCACTGCACATCGACACCTCCAAGCATCGGTTGTCGTTCAAGGACTTTCCGGTGCCCCACCACTTTCCGTCGTTCCCGCACCACAGCGATATCAAGGATTACCTGGACTCCTATGCCGAGGCTTTCGGCCTGTTGGAGAACATCGAGTTCAACAACGCGGTACGCCACGCCCGCCGGCGCGACGGTGGTGGCTGGCTGATCGAGGACCAGTCCGGCACCGAGCGGGAGTTCGATCTGCTCGTCGTCGGCAACGGACATCACTGGGATGCGCGGTGGGCCGAGTTTCCCGGCACCTTCACCGGTGAATCGATCCATTCGCACCACTACATCGATCCGCAGACCCCGCTGGCGCTGACCGGCAAGCGCATTCTCGTCATCGGAATCGGAAACAGCGCCGCCGATATCACCGTCGAACTCTCGTCGAAGGCAATGCAGAACAAGGTGACGCTGTCGACGCGGTCGAGCGCCTGGATCGTCCCGAAATACCTTGCCGGGCAACCCGGGGACAAGATCTTCAAGACGACGCCGTACCTGCCACTGTCCTGGCAACGTAGGGCCGCGCAGGCATTCGCCCCCCTGGTGGGCGCTGATCCCACCAAGTACGGCCTACCTGCGGCCAATCACAAACTTTTCGAGGCACACCCGACCCAGTCGGTCGAACTACCGCTGCGACTGGGTTCCGGCGACGTGATCCCGAAGCCGAATGTCACGCTGCTGGACGGGGACACCGTGCACTTCGACGACGGGACATCGGACGTGTTCGATGTCATCATCTACGCCACCGGATACAACATCACCTTCCCGTTCTTCGATCCCGATCTGATCAGCGCGCCCGAGAACCAGATCCGCTTGTACAAGCGGATGTTCAAGCCGGGCTTCGAGGATCTGGTCTTCATCGGTTTCGCTCAGGCCATTCCGACGCTGTTCCCGTTCGTGGAATGCCAATCGCGGCTGCTCGCGGCCTACGCCGCCGGGAGGTACGTGCTACCGGCTGCCGATGAGATGGAGCGGGTGATCGACGCCGATCAGCAGCTGCACGCTGGGCACTGCACCAACCGGGCCCGACACACCCAGCAGGTGGACTACTTCTACTACGAGCACGATATCCGCACCAAGGAGATCCCGGCCGGGATCAAGCGTGCGGCGTCGCGCCCCGTGTCGGTACCCGCGTGA
- a CDS encoding TetR/AcrR family transcriptional regulator → MRSPTDRRPSLRSDERREAILDALDGWLQESSLDTINVAEITAQAGVTRSAFYFYFENKAAAVGALMERLVTEIFVVNEEFTTGDGAPRDRVYTMLNGLFDSSDRYRHVFGAMLEARGSSSTVRQIWDDARDAFIPSVAEMIRAERPGSAPEPAVLAAVLLEFNDRMLERFILGGSLTRAQLIEGAAAVWLSTIYGENR, encoded by the coding sequence GTGAGGTCGCCGACGGATCGCCGGCCGTCGCTCCGCAGCGACGAACGGCGCGAAGCCATCCTCGATGCACTGGACGGATGGCTGCAGGAATCCAGCCTGGATACCATCAACGTCGCCGAGATCACCGCGCAGGCCGGTGTCACGCGCTCGGCCTTCTATTTCTACTTCGAGAACAAGGCGGCCGCCGTCGGGGCTCTCATGGAGCGTCTGGTCACCGAGATCTTCGTCGTGAACGAGGAGTTCACCACCGGCGACGGGGCGCCGCGCGACCGGGTGTACACCATGTTGAACGGGCTCTTCGACAGCAGCGACCGGTACCGGCATGTCTTCGGCGCGATGCTGGAGGCCCGCGGTTCCAGCTCCACCGTCAGGCAGATCTGGGACGACGCGCGCGATGCGTTCATTCCGTCGGTGGCCGAGATGATCCGGGCGGAGCGGCCCGGCTCCGCTCCCGAGCCAGCGGTCCTCGCGGCGGTGCTGCTGGAGTTCAACGACCGAATGCTGGAGCGGTTCATCCTGGGCGGGTCGCTGACGCGTGCGCAGCTGATCGAAGGGGCGGCCGCGGTGTGGTTGAGCACGATCTATGGAGAGAATCGATGA
- a CDS encoding alpha/beta hydrolase, giving the protein MSYQELSFTSHGTRCSAWHFRASGEHSRPVVVMAHGFGGTKDSGLEPFAERFAAAGIDVFAFDYRGFGASEGSPRQTISLERQLADFHSAIAAAADLPDVDRDRIGLWGASMSGGHVLQVAGDRDDIAAVIALTPLTSGLAAGRAAIGERDVLTALRWTATGVRSKVSVARGGAATLMPIVGRPGEPGALTLSGAYESYLAMAGPTWRNQIDSSVGMELGRMNVKAAVRRISCPALVQIGDFDRFVPAGAVAKTAELARAQVHRYACDHFDVWPGNEWFDKTVEDQLVFLRRVLAPV; this is encoded by the coding sequence ATGAGCTATCAGGAGCTGTCCTTCACCTCGCACGGAACACGTTGCAGTGCGTGGCATTTTCGTGCATCCGGTGAGCATTCGCGACCGGTCGTGGTGATGGCGCACGGATTCGGCGGCACCAAGGACTCTGGCCTGGAACCATTTGCGGAACGGTTCGCCGCGGCCGGTATCGACGTGTTCGCGTTCGACTATCGCGGATTCGGAGCGTCCGAAGGCTCTCCGCGCCAGACGATCTCGCTGGAACGGCAACTGGCCGACTTCCACAGCGCGATCGCCGCGGCGGCGGACCTACCGGATGTCGATCGGGACAGGATCGGGCTGTGGGGTGCATCCATGTCGGGCGGGCATGTCCTTCAGGTTGCCGGTGACCGGGACGATATCGCCGCGGTGATCGCGTTGACCCCGCTGACCAGCGGGCTGGCTGCCGGCCGGGCCGCGATCGGTGAGCGTGATGTGCTGACCGCGTTGCGGTGGACCGCGACCGGGGTGCGCAGCAAGGTGTCGGTGGCCCGGGGCGGTGCGGCGACGCTGATGCCGATCGTCGGCAGGCCGGGCGAGCCCGGCGCGCTCACGCTGTCCGGGGCCTACGAGAGCTATCTGGCGATGGCCGGGCCGACCTGGCGCAACCAGATCGATTCCTCGGTGGGCATGGAGTTGGGGCGGATGAACGTCAAGGCCGCGGTCCGTCGGATTTCGTGCCCCGCATTGGTGCAGATCGGCGACTTCGATCGGTTCGTCCCCGCCGGCGCGGTGGCCAAGACCGCGGAATTGGCCAGGGCACAGGTGCATCGGTATGCCTGCGACCACTTCGACGTCTGGCCGGGCAACGAGTGGTTCGACAAGACCGTCGAGGATCAACTGGTGTTTCTGCGGCGGGTGCTCGCTCCGGTCTGA